ATACAAAAAATTTGACTTTCTGGGCGCTCATAACTTCTCTAGATACAAGAACCCAAGAAATTAGAATTTGGACAAGTCTTCCGTGGCAGACAAAAGTGGAGATTCGGACAAAAGTGcgtatcactttaagcaagttcaaagaGCCAATGGATCACGTTAAGCAAGTCCAACAGGCCAATAGGCCACTTTAACTAGGTTCAGGGGGCTAATGACACATCTTTAAAGTTCAGGAGAACAATTGAATTATTTAGCCAAGTACAGGCCCCCTATTACGCCTATCCACTTTAAGTAGGTTCAAAGAGACAATGGATCACGTTAAGCAATTCCAACAGGCCAAAAGGTCACTTTAAGTAGGTTTTTTGGGACTAATGAGACATCTTTAAAAGTCAGGAGAACAATTGAATTACTTAGCCAAGTACAGGCACCCGTACAGGGGCCCCTAATGTATTAAGTCTATCCACTTGCTCGATCACATAGGACATGGGGAAGTTGATCATGTCACTTTAAGCAACTTCAAGAGGTTAATCAATAGCTTTCAAAGTTGAAGGGGTCATTTAACTTTTCTGAACAAGTTTGGCTAGAGATGTATTAGGCCTACATTCTATTAGGTAGTATTCAAAATCAGCAGTCTAAATCATATGGCTATTATGAACTCATGAATCCAACTTCAAAACTCAATAGATAATTGAAGATATATTTAGTGATAAGAGGAACAATTAAAAGCCACATGCAATCATAAACAATTAATACATCTCtagcatagttattaaaggcgcatggcgcactaaggcgcaaggagtcctggagccttggcgcatggcgcacggcgatggcgcgcgccatagcgagacaaggcgcacttacaaaaataaaaattataaaactataaaactaacataaaaatgcaatgaatactaaatcatgaaaatatcttaagcataaataaatttaaaatgcaaaataaaccccATATCAGCAAACTTTAAAGTTGAATACTAATTTCTAAGTTCTACTCCTaatcaaaactctccaaatccatcactcctcatcatcactatcacacTCCTCATCTAAAGCATCATCATCAAACTGatcctcttcatcctcatcaacaaactcagtttcttcttcctcctcatctcGAACCCCATATCAGCAAACTTTAAAGTTGAATACTAATTTCTAAGTTCTACTCCTaatcaaaactctccaaatcactcctcatcatcactatcacacTCCTCATCTAAAGAATCATCATCAAACTGatcctcttcatcctcatcaacaaactcagtttcttcttcctcctcatctcGAACAACTACATGGGCTTTTCCTCGATCCTTGGAAGATGATACTTTAGCCTTTTTTCCTACTCTTCTAGTGTTATATGCACTCTCTTCAACTCCAGCAGCCTTACCAACTAAACCCCATGTTAGAGTATCATTTTCAAACACGAGTTCATCTTCAACTCTTCAAATGACTCTGTCTCTTGGTCTTCTAATTAGTTTAAAACGTATAATCTCTCTCCTCTTTAATACTTCTTGTTAATAGAACATGTGCTCCATCccagatatataaaaaaactgcCCATAACTGCCTCTAACTGCCAAGgcgcgccttagtgcgcctttGGCAATTGCATTTGGCGCAcaatggcgcaccaggcgcgcgccatggcgattgcgcctcgccatggggctgccatggcgctaaggcctgcgcctggtgcgccataGGCGCGCCTtaggcgcgcctttaataactatgatcTCTAGCCCTTCCAAGTTGGGCATAAAAGCATATTCGCCCCTCAAACTTTGAAAACGACTTATTAGTTCCTTGAAGTTGTTTAAAATGACATGATTAAATTAACCTCTAAGTCCTACATGACAAAGCAAAGTGGAGAGTTAGACAAACTCAAGAGTGTATCAATTTAAACAAATCCAATGGACTAATAGGTAATTTTTAGCAAGTTCAAAGTGTTAATAAATCACTTTAATCAAATTCAGCAGGGCCAATAGGCCACTTTAAGCAGGTCCAGGGGTCAATGAAACATCTTCAAAAAGTTTAGAAGAACAATTGAATAATTTAGCCAAGTACAGGGCCTCTAATGTATGAAGTGCCCCTAACTTGCTCTATCACATAGGACTTGGGAGGTTGATCACATAGGACATAGGTCATTAGACTTTCTGGACATGTTTGGGGGGTAGGAATGTATTAGGCCTACATTCTTTTTGGAAGTATTCAAAATCAGCAGTCTAACTCATATGGCTATAAACTCATGAATCCAACTTCAAAGCTCAATAGATAATTGAAGATATCATGCAATTTAGTGATAAGTGGAACAATTAAAAGCCAGAAGCCAATCATAAACCAATTCAACATTTTCaagtttaaaaaaacaaaaaatcccATTCCTGTAAATAATCATAAACGATTAAACAAAAGCAAACCTTCTTCCATTTCGCTATTAAGTTGCTGTCGCCATATCCTTGATCCAAGCAGAATTCATAGAGCTCTCTAGATATTTCTTTCCTTTTGTAATAGAGGTCAAAAATGTACCGGCTTCTTTGATGGGCAATTTTGAAAATTGGCCATAAACCTTCACATTTTCTCTTGCCATCGTGTGGATCATTTTCAGCTGCAAAAACAATTTCAGCTAAGAATAACAACAAACACAACCAAAGAAGTAGGAATCGATAGAGACCAACCTTCCCTCATCTTCGCACCCAGCTCCGTAAGAGTAGGCTCGATCAATTCCCAACCATCTGGATATCTGACCCTGCTTGTCTT
The window above is part of the Euphorbia lathyris chromosome 3, ddEupLath1.1, whole genome shotgun sequence genome. Proteins encoded here:
- the LOC136223311 gene encoding protein BUD31 homolog 2-like, translated to MPKVKTSRVRYPDGWELIEPTLTELGAKMREAENDPHDGKRKCEGLWPIFKIAHQRSRYIFDLYYKRKEISRELYEFCLDQGYGDSNLIAKWKKPGYERLCCLRCIQPRDHNFGTTCVCRVPNHLREEKVIECVHCGCKGCASGD